In a genomic window of Cytobacillus sp. FSL H8-0458:
- a CDS encoding PAS domain-containing sensor histidine kinase, with product MVNDFPILGNDGESIYSNPDELLDLFLNCTADGVAIIDMENRFIRVNHMYTVIFGYTEAQVIGRKFTDFQNLEEVKKIIKLVKLGKVYSNVITQRYHQDGSILDISVSYSPFRNSKGKIIAVLAIFRDMTEFKSMERELRKTRELYDLITKNTTDMIKVFTREQTVIYASPSHEKVLGYSPLQLVGKSCTTFIYSEEEREKFNKVSQNLLKTGEPQLLETKMNTANGDVVFVEASISPIFNDRGEIELFVAVGRNITDRVNNDAVLRNLDRLSIIGQLAAGVAHEIRNPLTSLKGFSKLLQSSINQEKQDNYLSIIMEELDRIDIIVNEFMSLAKPQAIEFEKGNLMSILESTIKVLHPQALLHNVQIHLKHSENDIMLLCSPPQLKQVFVNFLKNAIEAMPNGGNVYVSTQQIESGRVRIAFADEGAGIDDEMLKHLGTPFYTTKDKGIGLGLTVSNKIIQEHQGLMTIDSFIGEGTTVTVELDCI from the coding sequence ATGGTCAATGATTTCCCGATCCTTGGTAATGATGGTGAATCGATATATTCCAATCCTGATGAATTGCTCGATTTGTTCCTGAATTGTACGGCAGATGGGGTTGCCATCATTGATATGGAAAACCGTTTTATAAGGGTCAATCATATGTATACGGTGATTTTTGGCTATACCGAAGCGCAGGTTATCGGCAGGAAATTTACCGATTTTCAGAATCTGGAAGAAGTGAAGAAGATTATAAAACTGGTCAAGCTGGGGAAGGTTTACAGCAATGTGATCACACAGCGCTATCATCAGGATGGTTCGATTCTGGATATATCGGTTTCCTATTCTCCTTTCAGAAATTCCAAGGGAAAAATCATAGCTGTTCTGGCTATATTCCGTGATATGACAGAGTTTAAAAGTATGGAGAGGGAATTAAGAAAAACCAGGGAACTGTATGACTTAATTACGAAGAATACGACAGATATGATCAAGGTCTTCACAAGGGAACAAACGGTGATTTATGCATCCCCATCTCATGAAAAAGTATTGGGATATTCGCCGCTGCAGCTTGTGGGGAAGTCTTGCACCACTTTCATATATTCAGAGGAAGAGAGGGAAAAGTTTAACAAGGTCTCTCAAAACCTGCTTAAAACAGGAGAGCCTCAGCTCCTTGAGACAAAAATGAATACGGCCAATGGTGATGTCGTTTTCGTAGAGGCTAGCATTTCCCCTATTTTCAACGATAGGGGTGAAATTGAATTATTTGTGGCAGTAGGCAGAAATATAACTGACAGGGTGAATAATGATGCTGTTTTGAGGAATTTGGATCGCCTTTCCATTATCGGACAGCTTGCTGCAGGGGTTGCCCACGAAATCAGGAACCCGCTGACTTCTTTAAAAGGTTTTTCAAAACTGCTCCAATCAAGCATTAATCAGGAAAAACAGGATAATTATCTTTCCATTATTATGGAAGAGCTTGATCGAATTGATATCATTGTCAATGAGTTCATGTCTTTGGCAAAGCCTCAGGCAATCGAGTTTGAGAAAGGAAACTTAATGTCTATTCTGGAAAGTACGATTAAGGTGCTTCATCCGCAGGCACTGCTTCATAATGTCCAGATTCATCTCAAACATAGTGAGAATGATATTATGCTGTTATGTTCACCTCCTCAGCTGAAGCAAGTGTTTGTGAACTTTTTAAAAAATGCGATTGAAGCTATGCCAAACGGAGGAAATGTATATGTCAGCACGCAGCAAATAGAGAGCGGGCGTGTAAGGATTGCTTTTGCAGATGAAGGGGCAGGCATTGATGATGAAATGCTTAAGCATCTTGGGACACCTTTTTATACAACAAAAGATAAAGGAATCGGTCTGGGGCTCACAGTCAGCAACAAGATTATACAGGAACATCAAGGGCTGATGACTATCGATAGTTTTATAGGTGAAGGAACTACGGTGACTGTAGAATTGGATTGTATATAG
- the rlmD gene encoding 23S rRNA (uracil(1939)-C(5))-methyltransferase RlmD yields MSRTLPVQKNDYIDVTFEDLTHEGAGVAKVDGYPLFVPDGLPGERAKVKVIKVNKGYGFGRLIETYESSPYRVEAPCPIYKECGGCQLQHLSYEGQLLAKEKQVRDVLERIGKLEGVKVHPVLGMKDPWRYRNKAQVPIGEQEGGLIGGFYQQRTHQIIDMKECLIQQEKNDEVVQKVKEICGRYGVRAYDEGRHKGELRHVMARYGLASGEVMIVLVTRTNELPHKQKIAEEIASSIEGVKSIVHNVNSRKTNVIMGDVTRVLWGEEVIYDFIGDIKFAISARSFYQVNPEQTKVLYDKALEYADLSGEEKVIDAYCGIGTISLFLAQKAKEVFGVEIVPEAIEDAKRNAELNRMTNASFAVGKAEEVIPEWYKKGNMADVLVVDPPRKGCDEALLKTILSMKPKKVVYVSCNPGTLARDLRILEDGGYKTIEVQPVDMFPQTMHCEAVAGLEWIEGS; encoded by the coding sequence ATGAGCAGAACATTACCTGTGCAGAAAAATGATTATATAGATGTTACATTTGAGGATTTGACCCATGAAGGGGCAGGAGTGGCAAAGGTGGACGGTTATCCGCTTTTTGTGCCGGATGGGCTTCCCGGTGAGAGAGCAAAGGTAAAAGTGATTAAGGTGAATAAGGGATATGGATTTGGGCGCCTGATCGAGACATACGAAAGCAGCCCATACCGGGTAGAAGCACCCTGCCCGATTTATAAGGAATGCGGCGGATGTCAGCTGCAGCACCTGAGCTATGAAGGCCAGCTTCTCGCCAAGGAAAAACAGGTCAGAGATGTTCTGGAAAGAATCGGGAAGCTTGAGGGCGTCAAGGTGCATCCGGTTCTCGGCATGAAGGATCCGTGGCGCTACAGAAATAAAGCGCAGGTTCCGATTGGAGAGCAGGAGGGCGGTCTGATCGGCGGGTTTTACCAGCAGCGCACCCACCAGATCATCGATATGAAGGAATGTCTCATTCAGCAGGAAAAAAATGATGAGGTTGTTCAAAAGGTAAAGGAAATTTGCGGCCGCTATGGTGTTCGCGCTTATGATGAAGGCAGGCATAAAGGCGAGCTCCGCCACGTGATGGCGCGCTATGGGCTTGCGTCCGGCGAAGTGATGATTGTTCTTGTTACCAGGACGAACGAGCTTCCGCATAAGCAAAAGATTGCGGAAGAGATTGCATCAAGCATCGAAGGTGTTAAATCCATCGTCCATAACGTGAATTCGCGGAAGACAAATGTGATCATGGGAGATGTTACACGAGTCCTTTGGGGCGAAGAAGTGATCTATGATTTTATTGGCGATATCAAATTTGCGATTTCAGCACGCTCCTTTTATCAGGTGAATCCGGAGCAAACGAAGGTTTTATATGATAAGGCATTGGAATATGCGGATTTGAGCGGTGAAGAAAAAGTTATCGATGCGTACTGCGGTATTGGCACCATCTCTCTTTTCCTGGCACAGAAAGCAAAAGAAGTGTTCGGTGTTGAAATCGTGCCGGAAGCCATTGAGGATGCGAAGAGGAATGCGGAACTGAACCGGATGACAAATGCTTCATTCGCAGTGGGGAAAGCAGAAGAAGTAATTCCTGAATGGTATAAAAAGGGGAACATGGCAGATGTGCTGGTCGTTGACCCGCCGAGAAAGGGCTGTGATGAAGCCCTTTTGAAAACCATCTTAAGTATGAAGCCAAAGAAAGTTGTCTATGTATCCTGCAATCCGGGAACATTGGCAAGGGATCTGCGTATTTTGGAGGATGGTGGATATAAAACCATCGAAGTGCAGCCTGTGGACATGTTCCCGCAGACTATGCATTGTGAAGCAGTCGCGGGATTGGAATGGATAGAGGGCAGCTGA
- a CDS encoding diacylglycerol kinase, whose product MKRARIIYNPTSGREIFKRHLAEVLQKLERAGYETSCHATTGEGDAIKAARTAVERRFDLVVAAGGDGTINEVVNGLAEQDYRPRLGIIPTGTTNDFARALHIPRDVEAAADIIVKGDTIPVDIGRINDKYFINIAGGGRLTELTYEVPSKLKTMIGQLAYYLKGIEMLPSIRSTEVSIEFDGKIFEGEVMLFLVGLTNSVGGFEKLAPDSCINDGLFSLLILKKTNLADFIRIATMAVRGEHVKDPNVIYTQANRIKVHSKEKVQLNLDGEFGGLLPAEFVNLYRHLEVFVPIDQIREEDRPTDWESSRE is encoded by the coding sequence ATGAAAAGAGCAAGAATTATTTATAATCCGACTTCAGGCCGGGAAATTTTTAAGAGACATTTAGCAGAGGTTTTGCAAAAATTGGAGAGAGCTGGCTATGAAACCTCATGCCACGCCACCACAGGTGAAGGGGATGCGATTAAAGCTGCCCGGACAGCTGTTGAACGCCGATTCGACCTGGTCGTTGCAGCAGGCGGAGACGGTACGATTAATGAGGTTGTAAATGGACTCGCCGAACAGGATTACCGTCCTCGCCTCGGCATTATCCCAACGGGCACAACCAATGATTTTGCCCGTGCTCTCCATATTCCAAGAGATGTGGAAGCGGCAGCAGATATCATTGTAAAAGGAGATACCATTCCTGTTGATATTGGCCGCATAAATGATAAATATTTTATTAATATTGCCGGTGGAGGAAGGCTGACAGAGCTGACTTACGAGGTGCCAAGCAAGCTTAAAACCATGATTGGCCAGCTTGCCTATTACCTAAAGGGAATTGAAATGCTGCCTTCAATCCGTTCAACTGAAGTGAGCATCGAGTTTGATGGCAAAATCTTTGAGGGTGAGGTCATGCTTTTCCTTGTCGGTCTGACAAATTCAGTCGGCGGGTTTGAGAAGCTTGCGCCGGATTCCTGTATTAATGACGGGCTATTTTCCCTGCTGATTTTAAAGAAAACCAACCTCGCCGATTTTATCCGGATCGCGACAATGGCAGTCCGGGGTGAGCATGTAAAGGATCCGAACGTCATCTACACGCAGGCAAATCGCATTAAAGTGCACTCCAAAGAGAAAGTACAGCTCAATCTTGACGGTGAATTTGGCGGGCTGCTTCCTGCCGAATTCGTAAACCTGTACAGACATTTGGAAGTATTTGTCCCTATTGACCAGATTCGTGAAGAAGACCGTCCCACCGATTGGGAAAGCTCCCGCGAATAA
- a CDS encoding TetR/AcrR family transcriptional regulator: protein MPPIVSEEYKRKKKKEILSGALACFAKKGFQAATIDDIVAYSGISKGAIYNYFKSKEEIYLELLNEQTESANARLAEKISMFSSAEEKLEYLFDLYRDMSPFSEERKDRITVQLEFTLHSSRDENLNRILNERGKKFFLKLITDIMEEGQDAGEFRSATDPNHVAGLFWTFMDGAMLHRVINDEYPYRTIIDYVKSLVLQDLKQE from the coding sequence TTGCCGCCTATTGTATCAGAGGAATATAAACGGAAAAAAAAGAAAGAGATCCTGTCTGGCGCCTTGGCCTGTTTTGCCAAAAAAGGATTTCAGGCAGCAACCATAGATGATATAGTCGCCTACTCAGGAATAAGCAAGGGAGCCATCTATAATTATTTTAAAAGCAAGGAAGAAATCTATTTGGAGCTGTTGAATGAGCAGACAGAATCAGCTAATGCAAGACTTGCAGAGAAAATATCCATGTTCTCCTCCGCGGAAGAGAAACTTGAATACCTGTTTGACTTGTACAGGGATATGAGCCCATTCAGCGAGGAACGAAAAGACAGAATAACTGTGCAGCTGGAATTTACGCTGCATTCCTCAAGAGATGAGAACCTGAATCGAATCCTCAATGAACGGGGAAAGAAGTTCTTTTTAAAGCTGATAACAGATATTATGGAGGAAGGACAGGATGCCGGGGAATTCCGTTCCGCTACAGACCCAAATCATGTAGCGGGATTGTTCTGGACTTTTATGGACGGGGCCATGCTTCATAGAGTAATCAATGATGAATATCCATATAGAACCATTATTGACTATGTTAAGAGCCTTGTTTTGCAGGACCTGAAACAGGAATAA
- the plsY gene encoding glycerol-3-phosphate 1-O-acyltransferase PlsY, translating to MTLLIYLAAYLIGSIPTALLFGKFAFGIDIRDHGSNNPGATNTLRVLGKKAAIVVLLVDVSKGAAAAAIPVILNAEADPLIVGMVAVAGHCFPVFAGFRGGKAIATTAGVLLSVNIWMFLIAYISFIAVIFLTKYVFFGSLSVGGSLLIYSLFTEGTEHELIFSIFLLFLIFLHRSNINNFIDNKEPKINDKRLKDDRIPPRDDKKRA from the coding sequence ATGACTCTTCTTATTTACCTGGCAGCATACTTGATAGGATCAATTCCTACTGCCTTATTGTTTGGCAAATTTGCCTTTGGAATTGACATTCGTGATCATGGCAGCAATAATCCTGGTGCGACTAATACATTAAGGGTTCTTGGCAAGAAAGCGGCTATTGTGGTTCTGCTGGTGGATGTGAGCAAGGGTGCTGCAGCTGCGGCAATTCCTGTGATTCTGAACGCTGAGGCTGATCCGCTAATAGTCGGGATGGTTGCAGTTGCCGGCCACTGCTTTCCGGTCTTTGCAGGATTCCGCGGAGGAAAAGCCATCGCAACCACCGCAGGTGTATTGCTTTCTGTAAATATTTGGATGTTTTTAATCGCCTATATTTCTTTTATAGCTGTCATTTTCCTAACGAAGTATGTATTTTTTGGCTCTTTATCAGTGGGTGGATCCTTGCTTATCTATTCCTTATTTACTGAAGGCACTGAACATGAACTTATCTTTTCTATTTTCCTATTATTTCTGATTTTCCTGCATCGTTCGAACATTAATAACTTTATTGATAATAAGGAGCCTAAAATCAATGATAAGCGCTTAAAAGATGACCGCATCCCTCCAAGAGATGATAAAAAGCGTGCTTAA
- a CDS encoding DUF421 domain-containing protein encodes MFLILKIASLYLITIMIMRLMGKSTIIQMTPYDLVAIIIVGTVASEPLISTKYGPTLAALAILVGLHILFSYLTLNQIGNRFFLGEPTMLIKNGEILEDNLEKSHLSMSQLLSILRSKGYPKIADVDYAILEPIGEVSIIPKVANTPVTVEHLKIPIQDEGLPIAVIVDGRIQTRNLELLGQTKDWLLDQLRQNDLNEKEIMYAYVNEKSKKLNINRRR; translated from the coding sequence ATGTTCTTGATCTTAAAAATAGCGAGTCTTTACTTAATCACAATCATGATTATGAGACTGATGGGGAAATCGACGATTATCCAGATGACTCCTTATGACCTTGTCGCTATCATTATCGTTGGCACAGTGGCGTCTGAGCCTCTCATTAGCACAAAATACGGGCCGACATTAGCAGCATTGGCCATTCTGGTAGGCCTTCACATTCTCTTCTCTTATTTGACTTTAAACCAAATTGGCAACCGATTTTTTCTTGGTGAGCCGACGATGCTGATTAAAAATGGTGAAATCCTGGAAGACAATCTGGAAAAGTCCCATCTTTCCATGTCTCAGCTGCTGTCCATTTTAAGAAGCAAAGGCTACCCGAAGATTGCGGATGTTGATTACGCTATTCTCGAGCCAATCGGTGAAGTGAGCATCATACCGAAAGTGGCCAATACGCCTGTCACAGTTGAGCATTTAAAGATCCCCATTCAGGATGAGGGGCTCCCGATTGCAGTGATTGTGGATGGCAGGATTCAGACCCGTAACCTCGAGTTGCTCGGACAGACCAAGGATTGGCTTTTAGATCAGCTTCGTCAAAACGATTTGAATGAGAAAGAGATTATGTACGCTTATGTGAATGAAAAGTCAAAGAAGTTGAATATAAACAGACGCAGATAA
- a CDS encoding STAS domain-containing protein yields the protein MKEAGLVLETKIDGFNFNWDLEKGQFNFEGEDSVLFWISSAMKSFFDTIEEISGKETSSLVLETAGFRQGMVVGKFFKDMNLHITEVANIIPRIYASAGWGKFIITNVDPAAKTARVRTVDSWEYKINREQGKTESGTFLPGHFAGIFSAVFGRSIWYKKESDQLAGHEYTELDFFPSSVTVEENIHDLTRREESKKISELEKLVEVRTLELKQLVKEISSPVIPVLDGIVVVPLLGRYDEFRSEELVDKTLHSLPKHQADCLILDLTGLNQSISAYTVEFLSKLAAAANLIGTETILVGISPELGTKITETNFNLSKFNCFTNLQHGIYYALSKKGRKIF from the coding sequence ATGAAAGAAGCAGGCCTTGTGCTTGAAACAAAAATTGATGGCTTTAATTTTAATTGGGACCTGGAAAAAGGTCAGTTTAATTTTGAAGGTGAAGACTCAGTCCTCTTTTGGATAAGTTCAGCCATGAAAAGCTTTTTTGATACAATTGAAGAGATTTCAGGCAAAGAAACCTCCAGTCTTGTACTTGAGACCGCCGGTTTCAGGCAGGGAATGGTTGTTGGAAAGTTTTTTAAAGACATGAATCTGCATATAACTGAAGTGGCCAATATCATCCCCAGAATATACGCGTCTGCCGGCTGGGGGAAATTCATCATTACTAATGTAGATCCCGCTGCCAAAACAGCCAGGGTCAGAACTGTTGACAGCTGGGAATATAAGATTAACAGGGAACAAGGGAAAACTGAGTCCGGAACCTTTCTGCCGGGACATTTTGCAGGGATCTTTTCAGCTGTGTTTGGGAGAAGCATTTGGTATAAAAAGGAATCTGACCAGTTAGCCGGCCACGAATATACAGAGCTGGATTTCTTCCCTTCAAGCGTTACGGTTGAGGAAAATATCCATGATTTAACGAGACGGGAAGAATCAAAAAAAATCAGTGAGCTTGAGAAATTAGTGGAAGTGCGCACGTTAGAACTTAAGCAGCTTGTTAAAGAAATCTCTTCACCGGTTATTCCTGTCCTGGATGGAATTGTTGTTGTCCCTCTTTTGGGAAGATATGATGAATTCCGCTCTGAAGAACTCGTCGATAAAACTCTTCATAGCCTTCCGAAGCACCAGGCAGATTGCCTAATCCTGGACCTGACCGGGTTAAATCAGTCCATCAGTGCCTACACGGTGGAATTCTTAAGCAAATTGGCTGCTGCAGCTAATCTGATCGGCACAGAAACCATTCTGGTCGGCATTTCTCCGGAACTTGGCACTAAAATTACGGAAACCAACTTTAATCTCTCTAAATTTAACTGCTTCACAAACCTGCAGCACGGCATTTATTACGCTCTTTCCAAAAAAGGCAGGAAAATCTTTTAA
- a CDS encoding metallophosphoesterase family protein yields MGKVAVISDIHGNITALEAVLDNIRERGIENIFCLGDLIGKGPNSLKAVERIKETCEVVLLGNWDDFMQKPLDFEEGQWHQRQLGEEALSYLGTLPFHYDFYMSGKYIRLYHASAKSIYHRVVPMRDSHDEKLAMFENTENITAGEEGRIPDVVGYGDIHAALVEPIHPQKTLFNAGSVGNSLDIPQAAYAILHGEYLSKEAAPFSIEIVRIPYDIEKEISIAKDMGMPNLEAYVLELREAKYRGAPKKVQAEK; encoded by the coding sequence ATGGGAAAAGTAGCCGTAATATCTGATATTCATGGAAATATCACAGCTCTGGAGGCTGTTCTGGACAATATCCGCGAACGCGGAATAGAGAATATTTTTTGCCTGGGTGACTTAATAGGAAAAGGACCCAATTCTCTTAAAGCCGTTGAACGGATTAAAGAGACCTGTGAAGTGGTCCTCCTGGGGAATTGGGATGACTTTATGCAGAAGCCGCTGGACTTTGAAGAGGGGCAGTGGCATCAGAGACAGCTGGGGGAAGAGGCCTTATCCTATTTAGGCACGCTTCCGTTCCATTACGATTTTTATATGAGCGGAAAATATATCAGACTCTACCATGCTTCAGCCAAAAGCATTTATCACCGGGTGGTGCCCATGAGGGATTCACATGACGAAAAGCTGGCTATGTTCGAGAATACGGAGAATATTACTGCCGGAGAGGAAGGCAGGATTCCGGATGTTGTCGGGTACGGGGATATTCACGCAGCCCTGGTTGAACCGATTCATCCGCAAAAGACACTATTCAATGCAGGAAGCGTCGGGAACTCCCTTGATATCCCTCAGGCTGCCTATGCAATCTTGCATGGGGAATACTTATCAAAAGAGGCTGCACCTTTTTCCATTGAGATTGTCCGGATTCCATATGATATTGAAAAAGAAATCAGCATTGCCAAAGACATGGGAATGCCGAATCTTGAGGCATACGTCCTGGAACTGCGCGAAGCGAAATATAGGGGGGCGCCGAAGAAAGTGCAGGCAGAGAAATAG
- a CDS encoding manganese-dependent inorganic pyrophosphatase — translation MSKVFVFGHKNPDTDSICSALAYAELKNKLGVDAEPIRLGKVNEETQYALDYFKTEAPMLVEAVSKEASEVILVDHNEFQQSADDIRDVKILEVIDHHRIANFETSDPLYYRAEPVGCTATILNKMYKENGVEISKETAGLMLSAIISDSLLFKSPTCTDQDVAAARELAEIAGVNPEEYGLEMLKAGADLSKKSVKELISLDAKEFQMGSYKTEIAQVNAVDLNDVLSRQEELEAVITENINSKELDLFVFVLTDILNNDSVAISLGKEAAAVEKAYDVTLKNNSAVLKGVVSRKKQIVPPLTNVLAGK, via the coding sequence ATGTCAAAAGTATTTGTCTTCGGACACAAAAACCCTGACACTGACTCAATCTGTTCAGCACTTGCTTATGCAGAATTAAAAAACAAATTAGGCGTTGATGCAGAGCCAATCCGCCTGGGCAAGGTAAATGAGGAAACACAATATGCCCTAGATTATTTTAAGACTGAAGCTCCCATGCTTGTTGAGGCAGTATCCAAGGAAGCCAGCGAAGTAATTCTTGTAGACCACAACGAATTCCAGCAAAGCGCTGATGATATCAGAGATGTGAAAATCCTTGAGGTTATTGACCACCACCGCATTGCGAATTTTGAAACAAGCGATCCGCTTTACTACCGTGCAGAGCCTGTTGGCTGTACAGCAACCATTCTGAACAAAATGTACAAGGAAAACGGAGTGGAAATCAGTAAAGAAACAGCTGGCCTTATGCTTTCTGCCATTATTTCCGATTCCCTGCTGTTCAAATCTCCAACATGCACAGATCAGGACGTTGCAGCAGCACGCGAGCTTGCTGAAATCGCGGGAGTAAACCCTGAAGAATATGGTCTCGAAATGCTGAAAGCAGGAGCAGACTTAAGCAAGAAGAGCGTGAAAGAGCTAATCTCCCTTGACGCAAAGGAATTCCAAATGGGAAGCTATAAAACAGAAATCGCTCAGGTTAATGCTGTGGACCTGAATGACGTACTAAGCCGCCAGGAAGAATTGGAGGCTGTCATTACTGAAAACATTAATAGCAAAGAGCTTGACCTTTTTGTTTTTGTTTTAACTGATATCCTTAACAACGACTCAGTTGCCATTTCTCTTGGCAAAGAAGCTGCTGCAGTTGAAAAAGCTTATGATGTAACACTTAAAAACAACAGTGCCGTATTAAAGGGCGTTGTTTCACGCAAAAAGCAGATCGTACCGCCTCTTACAAACGTATTGGCCGGCAAATAA
- a CDS encoding NAD(P)H-dependent flavin oxidoreductase, with protein MGWNRNSITAMLDIKYPIFQAPMAGGMTTPQLISEVSNCGGLGNMGAGYMSPDEIREDIKQIRKLTDRPFGVNLFVPDLDVSVNSDDISSMGNVLERYSSELGMEVKSTLPKKDYAALYKKQLDVLMGERVPACSFTFGIPDSAFISELKKQGTMIIGTATNVNEAVEWEEAGADIIVVQGFEAGGHRGTFHREESGMIGSMALIPQAADAVSCPVAAAGGIMDARGIAAAMILGAEGVQLGTAFLTCRESGAHSLYKHALLNAREDQTAVTKAFSGKPARGIRNRFMEEMKGVQLLPYPLQNDMTAPIRKHAAKLERPEFMSLWAGQGVGMAEEVTVKELMTRLVKGTEALLDK; from the coding sequence ATGGGCTGGAACCGTAATTCCATCACTGCGATGCTGGATATAAAATACCCTATTTTTCAGGCTCCCATGGCTGGAGGGATGACAACGCCGCAATTAATCAGTGAGGTATCAAATTGCGGCGGACTTGGAAATATGGGTGCAGGCTATATGAGTCCGGATGAGATAAGAGAAGATATAAAACAAATTCGGAAATTGACAGATCGGCCATTTGGCGTCAATCTCTTTGTTCCGGATCTTGATGTGTCAGTGAATTCAGATGATATCAGCAGCATGGGGAATGTGCTTGAACGATACAGCAGTGAGCTGGGTATGGAGGTAAAGTCAACTCTTCCGAAAAAGGATTATGCTGCTTTATACAAAAAACAGCTTGATGTTTTGATGGGAGAACGTGTGCCTGCTTGCAGCTTTACGTTTGGCATACCTGATTCGGCCTTTATTTCAGAATTAAAGAAACAGGGTACGATGATTATTGGAACCGCAACAAATGTCAATGAGGCAGTGGAATGGGAAGAAGCGGGCGCAGATATTATTGTTGTACAGGGATTTGAAGCTGGGGGGCACCGCGGAACATTTCACAGGGAAGAAAGCGGTATGATCGGTTCCATGGCTCTCATACCGCAGGCGGCAGATGCAGTAAGCTGTCCTGTGGCCGCGGCAGGGGGAATCATGGATGCCCGGGGTATCGCTGCAGCCATGATCCTTGGGGCAGAAGGAGTCCAGCTTGGAACGGCCTTTCTTACATGCAGGGAAAGCGGGGCGCACTCACTTTACAAGCATGCTCTATTAAATGCAAGGGAAGATCAGACAGCTGTGACGAAAGCATTCTCAGGAAAGCCTGCAAGAGGGATTCGCAACAGATTCATGGAGGAAATGAAAGGTGTGCAGCTGTTGCCTTATCCATTGCAGAATGATATGACAGCGCCTATCCGGAAGCATGCAGCGAAGCTGGAGCGGCCGGAGTTTATGTCATTATGGGCCGGTCAGGGAGTGGGAATGGCTGAAGAGGTGACAGTGAAGGAATTGATGACCAGGCTTGTTAAGGGGACAGAAGCATTATTGGATAAGTAA
- a CDS encoding thioredoxin family protein has translation MELMNWFAKGLCPQNYIEAMQVNKEEMNKIYNRFSLSDEEKTRLADLKGTGMKVIALTEDWCGDAMLNNPILLKIAEETGMDVRFVLRDQNLELMDQYLTNGTSRAIPIYIFIDKEGDEKAIWGPRAKQIQELVDDERGKLPAQDAEDFKEKQMSMYRRLTASYQEDSKIWHTVADSVIDALVSGK, from the coding sequence ATGGAATTAATGAACTGGTTTGCGAAGGGTCTATGTCCGCAGAATTATATAGAAGCGATGCAAGTTAACAAAGAAGAGATGAATAAAATATATAATCGTTTCTCTTTATCTGATGAGGAAAAAACAAGATTGGCAGACCTTAAGGGTACCGGCATGAAAGTAATTGCCCTTACTGAGGACTGGTGCGGTGATGCCATGCTGAATAATCCGATTCTACTAAAAATAGCTGAGGAAACCGGCATGGACGTCCGTTTTGTTTTGAGGGATCAGAACCTTGAGCTTATGGACCAGTATTTGACTAACGGAACATCCAGAGCGATACCGATTTATATTTTTATAGATAAAGAAGGGGACGAAAAAGCTATTTGGGGACCGCGTGCCAAACAGATTCAGGAATTGGTGGATGATGAAAGAGGGAAGCTTCCTGCACAGGATGCTGAAGACTTTAAGGAAAAACAAATGAGCATGTACAGGAGATTAACTGCCTCCTATCAGGAGGATTCTAAGATTTGGCATACGGTTGCTGATAGTGTAATAGATGCTCTTGTTTCGGGGAAATAA